AGAGGGTTAGAAGCAATCAAATAACATTTAATACATCGGTATCAGATGTGTATAAAAGCATCCACATTCAAGAACTAGGTTCTGAGGATAGATATATATATATTATTTGCCTTTAGGGGATGGTTTTATAGAACATTATGGCATGAAAAAATATCCCTCTGCTCCAACTACATCACCTGCTAAGGTTTATTTAAAAACTGATTATGACGATATTGCTTTAGCTCTGTTAGAAAACCAAAAGGATATCTCTGATAATGATTTAAATATTGAAGCGATAAACAATGGCGATTTCACTTCGTTGATCGGAACCTGGAAAAACTGTAAGAATGATGTTTTAATCATAAATACTGACGGTACAACCAATATGGCGTTTGTAGTTCATGGGGTACCGGAATCTGATAAAACAAGTAAGGTTCCATTTGCAAGTTTAAGCGCAGGTGGTCCTGGTGGTGCAGCACTTGGTCTGTATAAAATAGGGTTCAAAAATCCGGATGGTGATAGTTCAGATAGTACGAAACCTAGGTTAATAATCACACAGCAAGGTGGAAACTATTCTTCAGATAGTTATTATTACAGACAATAAATTAGATAGAATCAATTTAAAAAAAGCTGATTATAGAAATATAAAGTAGAGGTAAGCGTTTAGGCCCGAGAATAAGTCAGTATTCACGAAAATTGTTCTTCGAATTTTTGTGAGTGCTGGCTTATTTCAGGAGCCTTCAACACTTAATGCTTCAGCACTTAGAAAATGAAGGAAGCACGTGTTTTTCAGTGCGCATCGCCGAATCACTTCCAAAAAAGCAGCTAAAATCCTTTTACTTTCAAACCTTTTAAACTAAGACTAAAAAAAACTTCTGTTTTGTAGTATAATTTTCAAGGATAGAGGAAAGGCGGGGAAGTCAATGAGAAAGAAACAAACATACGCAGTAGTGGATCTAGAGACGACGGGAACCGATCCAAAGGTAGATCGGATTATCCAGTTTGGCTGTGTGTTGATCCAAGAAGGAAAAATCATTTCCCGTTTTGCTACTGACATCAACCCCAATCAGGCCATTTCCAAACAGATTCAGCAGTTGACAGGTATTAGTAATAGCCGTGTACAAAAGGCGCCTTATTTTGAGGATGTGGCACTAACGATCTATAACTTATTAGCTGATACGGTATTTGTGGCACATAATATCTTTTTTGATTATTCATTTTTAGCGCAAGAATTGACCCGTTGTGGTACACCAAAATTGCAGATTCCAGGTATTGATACGGTGGAGTTGGCTCAGATTTTTTTACCGACAGAAAAGAGTTTTCGTTTAGGGGATTTGTCTGAGAGTTTAGGTTTAGTACATGATAATCCTCATCAAGCGGATAGTGATGCACAAGTGACGGCTGAACTATTACTATTGATCGAAGCAAAAATGCGCCGCTTACCATTAATTACAATGGAAGTAATCGATCGCTTAAGTCAACAAACAGGTATGGATACTAGCTCTTATATCCATGATATATATGAAGAAATGAAACAAGATATTCAACCTTTGGCAAAAGAGCAACATGTTGTTTCTGGCATTGCGTTAAGAAGAAAAGAAGTTCCGCTTTATGAAGAAAAGTTATATGAACATGCCGTTTTTCCTCATAAGAAAAAAGCCAAAGAAAAACTTTTTAAAGATAAGATCGTTTATCGTTCAGAACAAAGTCGTATGATGAACTTAGTCTATGAGCATTTTACAACTGCTGAAAACAAAAATTTATTTATTGAAGCAGCGACGGGAACGGGAAAAACGCTGGGCTTTTTATTTCCATTAAGTTATCTGGCTACACCAGATAATCCAGTTATTATCAGCACGGTTTCGATCGTCCTGCAAAATCAATTGATAGAAAAAGATATTCCTTTAGCAAATCAAATTTGTCCTAAATCACTCAATGCTACGATCATTAAAAGTCATCGTCATTATCTAGATTTACAGCGGTTTAAGGATACTTTGAAAAACCCTTTGCAGCAAAAGCAATATGCTCTATATCAAATGGGTGTCTTAGTTTGGTTGGTGGATACAGAAACAGGTGACCTTGATGAGTTGCAATTAACGAATTTTAATCATGTTTTTTGGCGGGACGTTGCCCATCGTGGGATTGATTTTTTATCTAATCATGATCCCTTGTATCAGGAAGACTTTGTTCATTTTCTTTATAAGAAGGTCAGACAAAGCAATGTATTGATTGTCAATCATGCCTTTTTGGCACAAGAAACACTAAGGGAAGTCCCACTTTTACCTAAAAGTGCTTATTTGATTATTGATGAAGCACATCATTTGCCCGATATTGCTGGGAAGATTGCAAATCGTCAATTTAATTATACTTCGTTCAAAAAACAAACAAGCTTATATTTAGAGGAAGAACAGTTGTTTGATCAAGTTAACCAAATTTTTGAAAAGAAAACGCAAGAACAACGATTATTGCGTATTTATACGAAAGCCTTGAATGATTTAGTAGAAGAATTTAGTGATTTGTTTTACGAAATAAATCAGTTATTTCCAAAAGCTAAACAGCAGCATATAGAATCCAATCTGTTGACTAAGCCTGTATTCGATCATTTGTCGTTAAATGGTGAGACTTCAATTCAAAAAATTGACATCCTTTTGACCGAGATGCAAGAAATTCAAGCGCGATTGCAGCAGTCGATCGTAAATCAATTGGAAAAATTTACTACCTCTCAACGCATTATATTTGTTAGTTTACTACAATTCTTTGAGCGGATCGTGTTTCTTTATGACTGTTTTGATATCTATGTCAACGAATGGCAGCCACGCTGGATCAAGGAGTATAGCACTACCCCGCAAGGCTATGCGTTACTTTCAATCAATGATTTAGATGCTAGTATTTTGCCAGAGACGACTTGGTATAGTCGTTATGAACGAATCTTATATACTGGTGGAACCTTGAAATTTGGGCATGATAAAAAATATTTGCCGCATAAATTAGGGTTGTCGGATGTCTTATTTAAAACATTGCCTGATCCTTATAATTATGAAGAAAATGCCCGTTTATTTATTCCTACAGAAGCAATTGCAATCAGTCAGGCTGATGCGGCAGAGTTTTCAGGATATATTGCTGAAGTGATCGAAGCATTATCACAGCACCAAGACCGCTCTGTGTTGGTTTTGTTTACGTCACATGAAATTTTATCTAGTGTGTATTATCGTTTACATCCACAATTTCTAAATGCTGGTAGAGAACTTTTAGCTCAAGGAATCAGCGGTAGCCGAGAAAAAATTCTGAAACGTTTTGCCCATTCAAAAAATAGTATTTTATTAGGTGCTGACAGTTTTTGGGAGGGTGTCGATCTACCAGGTGAAGCATTGTCACTTTTGATCGTAACTCGTTTGCCATTTGAAAATCCTAAGAGGCCTTTTGTGAAAGCTCGTTATGATTATCTTGAAGAAAAAGGCATTAATCCTTTTGCCCATGAAGCTTTGCCGAAAGCTTCTTTACGTTTACGCCAGGCTCTGGGCCGTTTGATTCGATCTGACGGTGATAAAGGTGCTTTAGTCGTGTTGGATAGACGATTGATAACGGCTAAATATGGAAAACGTATGTTAAAAGCCTTACCTAAAGATCTACCGGTAAAGGAAGCTGCTCTAAGCGACATCATTTCAGAGCTAAATGAATTTTTAAAATAATAAATTTAGCAACTATACTATTAAAATGAACTGATTTTCTGCTATAATAGTAGCCAGTAAGTTTGGAAAGGGCGAGACGATTGCAAGAACAAGAAGAACGAAATGAAACAAGAAAAACCAAGATTCTTTTAAGTATAATCGCAATTTTATTAGCGATTATCGTAATGATTGCTATTTTTTATGTTCGCTCAACACATCCAAGAACACAAGCGAAAAAAGAAGCAACTGAAATCGCAAAAGAGTATGCACATTTAAACACAGTTGATAACTTTTATTGGTTTACCAGAAAAGAAACGTATTTCAGTGTAACTGGTAAAGATGATAAAGGGGAAGAACTAGTGGTGATCATTCCTAAATCAGGAGAAAAAGTCACCGTTTTAAATCAAAAAGACGGCCAGAACGAAAGTCAGATCCGCCAAGTTGTTGAAACAAAGTACAAAGAAAAAAATATTCAAAAAATTAGTTTAGGGTTATACAATGCTCAGCCAACTTGGGAGATCGTTACAAAAAACGATGATGAACTATTAAGTTATTACCTCCTATCGTTTGCAAATGCTGAAGAAGTCATGATTATTAAAAATGTCTGACGAGACAAGCTTATGAGAATTATTTGACCAGAATTCAGCCACGAATAACTATTTTAAATCCTTGATGAAACAAGGCTAAAAAATGAATGGAGTGGAAGTATGGATATATCAAAACGCGCACAAAAATTAGAACCTTCTGTTACATTAGCGGCAGCGGCGAAAGCGAATGCGCTAAAAGCTTGTGGCAAAGATATTTTAAGTTTAACGGTTGGAGAACCTGATTTCACTACGCCTAAAAATATACAACAGGCAGCAATCCAAGCCATCGAAAGTGGCAAAGCCAATTATTATACACCGTCAGCCGGAATCAAAGAATTAAGAGAAGCGGTTGTACAGCACATTGAGACTTACTATCAATTGAATTATCAAGCAAACAACGTAATCATAACAGATGGCGCAAAATTTGCTTTATATCTGCTTTTTCAAGCGGTCCTGAATCCCAAAGACGAAGTAATCATTCCTGTTCCTTATTGGGTAAGCTATGGAGAGCAGGTTAAACTTGCGGAAGGAGTCCCTGTTTTTATTCCTTGTGCACAGGAAAATGAATTTAAAGTCACTGTAGCACAATTGGAAGCAGCTAAAACGGCAAAAACCAAGTTATTGATTTTAAATTCTCCTTCTAATCCAACTGGAATGATTTATTCTGAAGCCGAATTGCGTAACATTGGTGAGTGGGCTGTAGCAAATGATGTGTTGATTGTATCAGATGATATTTATGGCAGACTCGTCTATAATGGAGCAGTCTTTACCCCGATGGCATCTTTGTCACCAGCGATCCAAAAACAAACAATAATCATTAATGGCGTCTCTAAAAGCTACGCCATGACTGGCTGGCGTATTGGTTACGCGGTAGGTGATGAAACAATTATTTCAGCAATGAACGATATTGCCTCGCAATCTACTAGTAATCCTACTGCTGTTAGTCAATATGCAGCACTTGAAGCCTTAAGGGGTGAACAAGATACAGTAGAGTCAATGAGACAAGCGTTTGAAGCACGTTTAAATGAAATTTATCCGATATTTGCTGCATTGCCAGGCTTTAAATTAGAAAAGCCACACGGCGCATTTTATCTGTTTCCAAATATCAAAGAAACGTTAACGATGTGTGGCTATAGCGATGTTACAAAATGGGTCGATGACTTGTTATCAGAAGGGGAAGTTGCACTTGTCACAGGGGCAGGTTTTGGTGCTCCAGAAAATGTTCGGATCAGTTATGCAACAGATTTAGAAACATTAAAAGAAGCAGCGAAACGTATCCGAGCATTTATTGAGAAAAAAACAGCAAAATAAACACTACTTAATTCGGGATAGGTAAAAGACTAAATGAATGGAGAGACGATCGTGGAACAAATTCAAATTATCGATTCAAAAAATCATGTGGGAGAAACAGTAAAAATAGGGGCTTGGATCGCTAACAAACGTTCAAGCGGAAAAATTGCTTTTCTACAATTACGTGATGGAACAGCTTATTTTCAAGGAATTGTTGTGAAAAGTGAGGTTCCAGAAGAAGTTTTCCAGTTAGCGAAAGGCTTGACACAAGAAACATCTGTCTGGATCACTGGAGAAATTAGAGAAGACAGCCGTTCAAAATTTGGTTATGAAATCGGTGTAACAGGGATCGAAGTGATCTGCGAAAGTCATGATTACCCAATCACGCCTAAAGAACACGGAACCGACTTTTTGATGGATCACCGTCATTTATGGTTACGCTCTTCACGTCAGCATGCGATCATGCAAATCCGTAACGAGATCATTCGTGCAACCTACGAATTTTTCAATAACAATAACTTTGTTAAAATCGATCCGCCGATTTTAACAGCTAGTACAGCAGAGGGTACGACCGACTTGTTTGAAACAAATTATTTTGATCAAAAAGCGTACCTGTCTCAAAGTGGACAATTGTACATGGAAGCGGCAGCTTTAGCTTTTGGTAAAGTCTTCTCCTTTGGACCGACTTTTAGAGCGGAAAAATCAAAGACTCGTCGTCACTTGATTGAGTTTTGGATGATTGAACCAGAGATGGCTTTCATGCATCAAGAAGAGAGTTTAGAAGTGCAAGAACAATACGTAGCGTTCCTTGTTCAAAGTGTATTAGACAATTGTGATCATGCTTTGGATGTTTTAGAACGTGATAGAGAAGTCTTGAAAAAATATACACAATTGCCATTCCCACGTATTTCATATGATGAAGCAGTTGAATTATTGAAGAAAAATGGCTTTGATGATATTGAGTGGGGCGATGATTTTGGTTCACCGCATGAAACGTTTATCGCAAACTCATTTGATCGTCCAGTGTTTATCTTAAATTATCCAAAAGCAATCAAGGCCTTCTACATGAAACCACATCCTACTCGTGATGATGTTGTGATTTGTGCGGACATGATCGCACCAGAAGGATACGGTGAAATCATCGGAGGTTCTGAACGAGCGATCGATCATGATTACTTATTAGAACAAATCCGCAACCATAATCTAGATGAAAAAGAATACTCATGGTATTTAGATTTACGCCGTTATGGTTCAGTGCCTCATTCTGGGTTTGGTTTAGGCTTAGAACGCACAGTAACTTGGTTAGCTGGAATCGAACATGTTCGTGAAGCAAGCCCATTCCCACGTTTGTTAAACCGTATTT
The DNA window shown above is from Enterococcus sp. 12C11_DIV0727 and carries:
- a CDS encoding DUF6287 domain-containing protein, whose protein sequence is MKKYPSAPTTSPAKVYLKTDYDDIALALLENQKDISDNDLNIEAINNGDFTSLIGTWKNCKNDVLIINTDGTTNMAFVVHGVPESDKTSKVPFASLSAGGPGGAALGLYKIGFKNPDGDSSDSTKPRLIITQQGGNYSSDSYYYRQ
- a CDS encoding helicase C-terminal domain-containing protein → MRKKQTYAVVDLETTGTDPKVDRIIQFGCVLIQEGKIISRFATDINPNQAISKQIQQLTGISNSRVQKAPYFEDVALTIYNLLADTVFVAHNIFFDYSFLAQELTRCGTPKLQIPGIDTVELAQIFLPTEKSFRLGDLSESLGLVHDNPHQADSDAQVTAELLLLIEAKMRRLPLITMEVIDRLSQQTGMDTSSYIHDIYEEMKQDIQPLAKEQHVVSGIALRRKEVPLYEEKLYEHAVFPHKKKAKEKLFKDKIVYRSEQSRMMNLVYEHFTTAENKNLFIEAATGTGKTLGFLFPLSYLATPDNPVIISTVSIVLQNQLIEKDIPLANQICPKSLNATIIKSHRHYLDLQRFKDTLKNPLQQKQYALYQMGVLVWLVDTETGDLDELQLTNFNHVFWRDVAHRGIDFLSNHDPLYQEDFVHFLYKKVRQSNVLIVNHAFLAQETLREVPLLPKSAYLIIDEAHHLPDIAGKIANRQFNYTSFKKQTSLYLEEEQLFDQVNQIFEKKTQEQRLLRIYTKALNDLVEEFSDLFYEINQLFPKAKQQHIESNLLTKPVFDHLSLNGETSIQKIDILLTEMQEIQARLQQSIVNQLEKFTTSQRIIFVSLLQFFERIVFLYDCFDIYVNEWQPRWIKEYSTTPQGYALLSINDLDASILPETTWYSRYERILYTGGTLKFGHDKKYLPHKLGLSDVLFKTLPDPYNYEENARLFIPTEAIAISQADAAEFSGYIAEVIEALSQHQDRSVLVLFTSHEILSSVYYRLHPQFLNAGRELLAQGISGSREKILKRFAHSKNSILLGADSFWEGVDLPGEALSLLIVTRLPFENPKRPFVKARYDYLEEKGINPFAHEALPKASLRLRQALGRLIRSDGDKGALVVLDRRLITAKYGKRMLKALPKDLPVKEAALSDIISELNEFLK
- a CDS encoding DUF5590 domain-containing protein; protein product: MQEQEERNETRKTKILLSIIAILLAIIVMIAIFYVRSTHPRTQAKKEATEIAKEYAHLNTVDNFYWFTRKETYFSVTGKDDKGEELVVIIPKSGEKVTVLNQKDGQNESQIRQVVETKYKEKNIQKISLGLYNAQPTWEIVTKNDDELLSYYLLSFANAEEVMIIKNV
- a CDS encoding pyridoxal phosphate-dependent aminotransferase, whose translation is MDISKRAQKLEPSVTLAAAAKANALKACGKDILSLTVGEPDFTTPKNIQQAAIQAIESGKANYYTPSAGIKELREAVVQHIETYYQLNYQANNVIITDGAKFALYLLFQAVLNPKDEVIIPVPYWVSYGEQVKLAEGVPVFIPCAQENEFKVTVAQLEAAKTAKTKLLILNSPSNPTGMIYSEAELRNIGEWAVANDVLIVSDDIYGRLVYNGAVFTPMASLSPAIQKQTIIINGVSKSYAMTGWRIGYAVGDETIISAMNDIASQSTSNPTAVSQYAALEALRGEQDTVESMRQAFEARLNEIYPIFAALPGFKLEKPHGAFYLFPNIKETLTMCGYSDVTKWVDDLLSEGEVALVTGAGFGAPENVRISYATDLETLKEAAKRIRAFIEKKTAK
- the asnS gene encoding asparagine--tRNA ligase, giving the protein MEQIQIIDSKNHVGETVKIGAWIANKRSSGKIAFLQLRDGTAYFQGIVVKSEVPEEVFQLAKGLTQETSVWITGEIREDSRSKFGYEIGVTGIEVICESHDYPITPKEHGTDFLMDHRHLWLRSSRQHAIMQIRNEIIRATYEFFNNNNFVKIDPPILTASTAEGTTDLFETNYFDQKAYLSQSGQLYMEAAALAFGKVFSFGPTFRAEKSKTRRHLIEFWMIEPEMAFMHQEESLEVQEQYVAFLVQSVLDNCDHALDVLERDREVLKKYTQLPFPRISYDEAVELLKKNGFDDIEWGDDFGSPHETFIANSFDRPVFILNYPKAIKAFYMKPHPTRDDVVICADMIAPEGYGEIIGGSERAIDHDYLLEQIRNHNLDEKEYSWYLDLRRYGSVPHSGFGLGLERTVTWLAGIEHVREASPFPRLLNRIYP